One part of the Lycium ferocissimum isolate CSIRO_LF1 chromosome 8, AGI_CSIRO_Lferr_CH_V1, whole genome shotgun sequence genome encodes these proteins:
- the LOC132068770 gene encoding uncharacterized protein LOC132068770, translating to MASTCAVSMAMPLSQKRQPASVEAFLKPLPVRPSKTTTAATKPVAKFQVKASLKEKALTGLTAAALTASMVIPDAAEAAEGVSPSLNNFLLSIIAGGVVLAAILGAIIGVSNFDPVKRT from the coding sequence ATGGCTTCTACTTGTGCAGTTTCCATGGCAATGCCACTGAGTCAGAAGAGACAACCAGCAAGTGTTGAGGCTTTCTTGAAGCCATTGCCAGTTAGGCCCTCAAAGACTACTACTGCAGCAACAAAACCAGTAGCAAAGTTTCAAGTCAAGGCTTCACTTAAGGAGAAAGCTTTGACAGGATTGACAGCAGCTGCACTGACTGCTTCCATGGTCATTCCCGACGCAGCCGAAGCAGCTGAAGGTGTTTCACCATCCCTCAACAACTTTTTGCTCAGCATTATTGCAGGTGGAGTTGTGCTTGCTGCAATTCTTGGCGCAATAATTGGTGTCTCCAATTTCGATCCTGTCAAGCGGACTTAA
- the LOC132068768 gene encoding replication protein A 70 kDa DNA-binding subunit A, whose product MPVNLTANAITAINGGDVNSKPVVQVLDIKLIGTTQERYRLTLSDSESTQQAMLATQLNDRVKTGRVRKTSVIQLIEYICSTVQNRKIIVVLNMETIIPECEIIGNPNVIVESNSGGQKTISNGASASAILSNNGNLSAQRSGQANFANTNNLSAQRSGKASFANSKNLSAQNSGNSMQNYPPAIQPAYQPPPNYKSHGAIMKNEAPARIIPIAALNPYQGRWAIKARVTAKGDLRRYNNSRGDGKVFSFDLLDSDGGEIRVTCFNAVVDRFYEKIEAGKVYMISKGSLKPAQKNFNHLKNEWEIFLETTSTVDLCPEEDPSIPRQQFSFRPISEIESAENNSIIDVIGIVTAVNPSVPILRKNGMETQRRILNLKDQSGRSVELTLWGDFCNREGQNLQELAEAGFSPVLAVKAAKVSDFTGKSIGTISSTQLFINPDFTESQTLRQWFDQGGKDIASQSISRENMPVGSKNEIRKTVSQIKDEGLGRSDKPDWVTVKATITFIKTDTFCYTACPLMIGDRQCNKKVTRSGNSRWQCDRCNHEFEECDYRYLLQAQIQDHTGLTWVTTFQESGEEILGCPAKELYMMKYEEADDTRFSEIIRNCLFRQFMFRLKIKEELYGDEQRVKITVVKADKVNHSVESRHLLDLISKFRLH is encoded by the exons ATGCCGGTAAACCTAACGGCAAACGCGATCACGGCGATCAACGGCGGTGACGTGAACTCAAAGCCAGTAGTGCAGGTGTTGGATATTAAGCTAATCGGCACCACACAGGAACGCTACCGACTTACGCTATCTGATTCCGAGTCGACTCAGCAAGCTATGTTAGCTACTCAGCTTAATGACAGAGTCAAAACTGGGCGCGTCAGGAAAACGTCCGTTATTCAGTTGATTGAATATATCTGTAGCACTGTTCAAAATCGCAA AATCATTGTTGTCCTCAACATGGAAACTATTATACCAGAATGTGAAATAATTGGGAACCCCAACGTGATTGTAGAATCTAATTCAGGAGGTCAGAAAACTATATCTAATGGAGCTTCTGCGTCTGCAATCTTGAGTAACAATGGTAACTTGAGTGCTCAAAGATCCGGCCAAGCAAACTTTGCTAACACTAACAATTTGAGTGCTCAAAGATCTGGGAAAGCAAGCTTTGCTAACAGTAAGAATTTGAGCGCCCAAAATTCAGGTAATAGCATGCAGAACTACCCACCTGCAATTCAACCTGCATACCAACCTCCTCCAAATTACAAAAGCCATGGGGCAATCATGAAGAATGAAGCACCTGCCCGCATTATTCCAATTGCAGCATTGAACCCCTATCAGGGTCGGTGGGCTATTAAGGCTAGAGTGACTGCAAAGGGGGATCTACGTCGCTACAATAATTCTAGAGGAGATGGAAAGGTCTTCTCCTTTGATCTCCTTGACTCTGATGGGGGTGAAATACGTGTCACTTGCTTTAATGCTGTTGTTGATCGCttttatgaaaaaattgaaGCTGGAAAAGTGTACATGATATCAAAAGGAAGCTTGAAACCTGCTCAGAAGAACTTCAACCATCTGAAGAATGaatgggaaatatttttggagacaACTTCAACTGTAGATCTCTGTCCAGAGGAAGATCCCTCTATACCAAGACAGCAGTTCTCATTTAGACCTATTAGTGAAATTGAAAGTGCAGAAAACAATTCAATCATAGATGTGATTGGAATTGTGACAGCAGTCAATCCTTCTGTTCCTATCCTGAGAAAGAATGGAATGGAAACTCAAAGAAGAATCTTGAATCTAAAGGATCAGTCTGGGCGAAGCGTGGAGCTGACACTATGGGGAGATTTCTGTAACAGGGAAGGTCAAAATCTGCAAGAACTGGCAGAAGCTGGGTTTTCTCCTGTTTTAGCTGTTAAAGCTGCAAAAGTTAGTGATTTCACTGGGAAATCCATTGGaaccatttcttccactcaacTGTTCATAAATCCAGATTTCACAGAGTCTCAGACTCTAAGACAGTGGTTTGATCAGGGAGGAAAAGACATTGCTTCTCAGTCTATATCTAGGGAAAACATGCCTGTAGGATCAAAAAATGAGATACGCAAGACTGTCTCTCAGATCAAGGATGAAGGGCTTGGTAGGTCAGATAAACCAGATTGGGTTACAGTTAAGGCAACCATAACATTCATCAAAACTGACACTTTCTGTTATACTGCTTGCCCTTTGATGATTGGAGATAGACAATGTAATAAGAAAGTTACCAGGTCAGGAAACTCCAGATGGCAATGTGATAGGTGCAATCACGAGTTTGAGGAATGTGATTACAGATACCTTCTTCAAGCTCAAATTCAAGATCATACTGGGTTGACATGGGTGACAACTTTCCAGGAATCTGGGGAAGAGATTTTGGGCTGTCCTGCGAAGGAGCTGTACATGATGAAGTATGAAGAGGCTGATGATACCAGATTTTCTGAAATTATTAGAAACTGTCTCTTCAGACAATTTATGTTCAGGCTTAAAATCAAAGAGGAACTTTATGGTGATGAGCAGAGGGTGAAGATTACAGTTGTCAAGGCAGATAAAGTGAACCATTCTGTAGAAAGCAGACATCTCCttgatttaatttcaaaattccgTCTACATTGA